The proteins below are encoded in one region of Candidatus Anaeroferrophillus wilburensis:
- a CDS encoding UPF0280 family protein: protein MENNLASPSSYGRRWYRQLDGPGSLASFTVAMGETDLLVRAADAGLQRLVSERVIVYRRQIEAFLADYPEVRMQLHPFVPSTELLLPPVVKEMLAAGHQAGVGPMAAVAGAIAERVGRDLLPYSPTVMVENGGDIFLAGKSSYTLGIFAGASPFAGKLAIRLSRPLPFAAGVCSSSATIGHSLSFGSADLVTIYADSTAAADALATAMGNRVHHKDDLQPVVNEALRHAGVHGVVIIKGEDLAAGGALELIPVAGSRR from the coding sequence ATGGAAAACAACCTGGCTTCTCCTTCTTCCTATGGCCGGCGCTGGTATCGCCAGCTGGACGGGCCTGGTTCCTTGGCATCCTTTACCGTCGCCATGGGGGAAACCGACCTGCTGGTGCGGGCAGCTGATGCCGGTTTGCAGCGGCTGGTCAGTGAACGGGTCATTGTCTATCGGCGGCAGATTGAAGCCTTTCTGGCTGATTATCCTGAAGTCCGGATGCAGCTGCACCCCTTTGTTCCCTCTACTGAACTGCTCTTGCCGCCGGTAGTGAAAGAGATGCTTGCCGCAGGTCATCAGGCCGGGGTGGGGCCGATGGCTGCGGTTGCCGGGGCAATCGCTGAAAGGGTTGGCCGTGACCTTCTGCCGTATTCACCGACGGTGATGGTGGAAAATGGCGGCGATATCTTTCTGGCTGGTAAAAGCAGTTACACGCTGGGAATTTTTGCCGGTGCTTCGCCCTTTGCCGGCAAGCTGGCGATCCGTTTGAGCCGGCCGCTACCATTTGCTGCCGGGGTTTGCTCCTCCTCGGCAACCATAGGGCATTCTTTGAGTTTCGGTTCTGCTGATCTGGTCACCATCTATGCCGACTCAACGGCGGCAGCCGATGCCTTGGCTACCGCAATGGGCAACCGGGTGCACCATAAAGACGATCTCCAGCCGGTTGTTAATGAAGCCTTGCGTCATGCTGGTGTCCATGGTGTTGTCATTATTAAAGGCGAGGACCTGGCTGCCGGGGGGGCGCTTGAGCTGATACCGGTGGCCGGCAGTCGTCGTTGA
- a CDS encoding 4Fe-4S binding protein, which produces MKHTYVLHFDQSNYDKPIVYRLIKDYDLVFNIVRAVLLPKQESYLVMEISGSDFQLEQGLAYLRDKGVDVNPVNKNVKRNEEKCIHCGACTAICPTGALAVDWPSMEVHFFAEQCSACGLCVTACPPRAMEVSF; this is translated from the coding sequence ATGAAACATACCTATGTACTCCACTTTGATCAGAGTAATTATGATAAGCCCATCGTCTACCGCCTTATTAAAGACTATGATCTAGTTTTTAATATCGTGCGCGCCGTGTTGCTGCCCAAACAGGAGAGTTATCTGGTGATGGAAATCAGCGGTAGTGATTTCCAGTTGGAGCAGGGCCTTGCATATCTGCGGGATAAGGGTGTTGATGTCAATCCTGTTAACAAAAATGTTAAAAGAAACGAGGAAAAATGTATTCATTGTGGTGCCTGTACAGCCATTTGCCCCACCGGTGCCCTGGCTGTTGACTGGCCATCCATGGAAGTGCATTTTTTCGCTGAACAATGTAGTGCCTGTGGATTGTGCGTCACTGCCTGTCCCCCACGGGCGATGGAGGTGAGCTTTTGA
- a CDS encoding Rrf2 family transcriptional regulator, with product MKLSTKGRYSVRALMALATIANHQHKPVSLKQISVHEGISVSYLEQLFVHLRRAGLVQSVRGPGGGYLLARSLNDISVAEIMSVVQESVQPVNCADCTMQQPGCNLKKDSTECMTRPVWEKLEQVIGDFLSSVTLQDIIAGQV from the coding sequence TTGAAATTATCTACCAAAGGAAGGTATTCCGTCCGGGCGCTGATGGCCTTGGCCACCATTGCCAATCATCAGCATAAGCCGGTATCCCTGAAGCAGATAAGCGTCCACGAGGGGATTTCCGTCAGTTATCTTGAACAGCTGTTTGTCCATTTGCGACGTGCCGGACTGGTGCAGAGCGTCAGGGGTCCGGGCGGCGGCTACCTGCTGGCCAGAAGCCTCAATGATATCAGCGTTGCCGAGATTATGAGTGTCGTGCAGGAATCAGTCCAGCCGGTTAACTGTGCTGATTGCACGATGCAGCAACCGGGGTGCAATCTTAAAAAAGACAGCACCGAATGCATGACCAGGCCGGTCTGGGAAAAACTTGAACAGGTAATCGGCGATTTTCTCAGCTCGGTGACCTTGCAGGATATTATTGCCGGCCAGGTATGA
- a CDS encoding cysteine desulfurase, which produces MTVYLDYNGTTPVDQAVRESMLPYLGEHYGNPSSSHWAGKEAREAVEHSRRQVAALLGGSPEEIVFTSGGSESDNLALQGIVFANWRPGQPSPHIVTSMVEHPAVDNCCSFLESLGVRITRLAVDRHGRLTPEQVAAAMTDETLLVSLMLANNETGVVFPLAEIAEVTRARGVLLHTDAVQAVGKMPVDVQSLGVDLLSISGHKFYAPKGIGALWIRSGVSVAPLIHGGGQEQGRRSGTEAVAGIVGLGKAASLLTDRQPEEMQRLAKLRHYCEASLTSELQGVTIHGAVAERLTNTTSFSVPGVDGESLRVHLELQGIAVSAGSACSSGNGKGSRVLGAMGIPYAIAQSSLRISLGRWTTIDEIDTFVEILKNVSTSLQAISPLY; this is translated from the coding sequence ATGACCGTCTATTTGGACTATAACGGTACAACGCCGGTTGATCAGGCGGTCCGCGAAAGTATGCTGCCCTACCTGGGGGAGCATTACGGCAATCCCTCCAGCAGTCATTGGGCTGGTAAAGAGGCTCGTGAAGCCGTAGAACACAGCCGCCGGCAGGTGGCAGCGTTGCTTGGCGGCTCCCCCGAGGAGATTGTTTTTACCAGCGGCGGCTCCGAAAGTGATAACCTGGCGTTGCAGGGGATAGTGTTCGCCAACTGGCGGCCCGGCCAGCCGTCACCTCATATCGTCACTTCAATGGTGGAACATCCAGCGGTCGACAACTGTTGTTCCTTCCTGGAGTCCCTGGGTGTTCGCATTACCCGACTTGCGGTTGACCGGCATGGACGGCTTACGCCAGAACAGGTGGCGGCAGCGATGACCGACGAGACGTTGCTGGTTTCGTTGATGTTGGCAAATAATGAAACGGGAGTCGTCTTTCCATTGGCGGAAATTGCCGAGGTTACCAGGGCACGTGGGGTATTGCTGCATACGGATGCGGTGCAGGCAGTGGGAAAAATGCCAGTTGATGTGCAATCTCTGGGGGTGGATCTGCTGTCGATTTCCGGTCATAAATTTTATGCCCCCAAAGGGATTGGTGCCCTATGGATCAGGTCCGGGGTTTCTGTTGCACCCCTCATCCATGGGGGAGGGCAGGAACAGGGCCGGCGAAGTGGTACCGAGGCGGTTGCCGGCATTGTCGGCTTGGGTAAAGCCGCATCCTTGCTGACTGATAGGCAGCCAGAGGAGATGCAGCGGTTGGCGAAGTTGCGCCATTATTGTGAAGCATCTTTGACCAGTGAACTGCAAGGGGTAACGATTCACGGTGCCGTGGCCGAGCGGCTGACCAATACAACCAGTTTTTCAGTCCCTGGAGTTGATGGTGAATCATTGCGGGTCCATCTTGAGCTGCAGGGTATTGCCGTGTCCGCTGGTTCCGCCTGTTCATCAGGCAATGGCAAGGGTTCACGGGTGCTTGGTGCCATGGGCATTCCCTACGCCATTGCCCAGAGTTCTTTGCGGATCAGCCTTGGTCGCTGGACAACCATTGATGAGATTGACACCTTTGTTGAGATATTGAAAAACGTCAGTACATCTTTACAAGCCATCTCCCCCCTGTATTGA
- the mnmA gene encoding tRNA 2-thiouridine(34) synthase MnmA, whose translation MADTVVVGFSGGVDSVAAAILLQTEGYAVQLVALDMGTATAALFRHRVESAAALLDLPLKIVMVGDAFQRHVIDYLATSYLKALTPNPCIRCNSLVKFSFLARAQKQCGARWLATGHYVTKRSWRGGELVPGQGRDDGKDQSYFLQAVDRELFTDCRFPLGSLQKTEAVALAAAAGFQIDSYQESQELCFVGQGSYVDVLRRHPGMTDGQPGLIVNRAGDVVARHQGIHHFTIGQRRGLGIAHPSPLYVCALVPERNEVVVGERDDLYGRTAVIKGMNWFIKPERCPASLWCQIRYRHQPAAAAVEFLDNGHLKVNFAEPQFAITPGQGAALYDDGCLLGGGWIC comes from the coding sequence ATGGCTGATACGGTAGTTGTCGGGTTCAGCGGTGGCGTTGACAGCGTTGCTGCGGCCATTCTGCTCCAAACTGAAGGATATGCTGTGCAGCTGGTTGCCCTTGATATGGGTACAGCAACGGCGGCTCTCTTCCGTCATCGGGTGGAGAGTGCGGCAGCACTTCTCGATCTGCCTCTCAAAATTGTCATGGTTGGTGATGCGTTCCAACGTCATGTGATCGATTACCTGGCGACATCCTACCTCAAGGCTTTAACTCCCAATCCATGCATCAGATGCAACAGCCTGGTGAAATTCAGTTTTCTTGCCCGGGCACAGAAGCAATGTGGCGCCCGCTGGCTGGCCACCGGCCACTATGTAACCAAGAGGTCATGGCGGGGCGGTGAGCTGGTTCCCGGCCAGGGCAGGGACGACGGCAAGGACCAAAGCTATTTTTTGCAGGCGGTTGATCGTGAGCTTTTTACTGACTGCCGGTTCCCTCTGGGCAGTCTGCAGAAAACGGAAGCGGTTGCCCTTGCCGCTGCCGCTGGTTTCCAGATAGATTCCTATCAGGAAAGTCAGGAACTATGTTTTGTCGGCCAGGGGTCCTACGTTGATGTGCTCCGCCGCCATCCTGGGATGACTGACGGCCAGCCTGGATTGATTGTCAATCGCGCCGGTGATGTTGTTGCCCGCCATCAGGGCATTCATCATTTTACCATCGGCCAGCGGCGTGGATTGGGGATTGCCCATCCCAGCCCGCTCTATGTCTGTGCTCTTGTTCCCGAACGCAATGAGGTGGTGGTGGGTGAGCGGGATGACCTCTATGGCAGAACCGCAGTCATTAAAGGGATGAACTGGTTTATCAAACCGGAACGCTGTCCGGCCAGCCTATGGTGTCAGATCCGCTATCGTCATCAGCCGGCTGCAGCGGCGGTTGAGTTTCTTGATAACGGCCATCTCAAGGTGAATTTTGCCGAGCCGCAGTTCGCCATAACGCCAGGGCAGGGAGCGGCTCTCTATGATGATGGTTGCCTTCTGGGTGGCGGCTGGATCTGCTGA
- the mtaB gene encoding tRNA (N(6)-L-threonylcarbamoyladenosine(37)-C(2))-methylthiotransferase MtaB, producing MNVKIITLGCKLNFYESCALSEACAHLGMQVVSNGAADVIIINSCAVTGKAGMQSRQAVRREIRNNPNARVIMTGCYAQYEPDIAAAIDGLRAVVGNAGKAEIPQWLSGDGRMGSQFPVRFGFAGEMPVAALRARHSLGRTRAFMKIQDGCSAFCSYCIIPYLRGRPRSLPMDDVVAEAVQLEDNGYRELVLTGIHLGQYGIDGGTKDGLVDLLRLLCMHTTMRVRLGSLQPPEISPALLELLCDEDNNLCEHLHLSLQSANDEVLAAMGRPYGQRDIVSLVEIIRNRNSRVTMGADIIVGFPTESRAAFADTSQVLADLPLAYLHVFPYSPRPGTAAAGLPDKISAAEKKDRSAMLLAMAANKKRDHYRHCLNQPLKVLAEEKAVMDNRGSGLVGYSRNYLSVFIVVPATQIASCLNHEHQVIPRHYDDTMLLADLS from the coding sequence ATGAACGTGAAAATCATTACCCTGGGATGTAAGCTGAACTTCTATGAATCGTGTGCTTTAAGCGAGGCGTGTGCGCATCTGGGGATGCAGGTGGTCAGCAACGGTGCTGCTGATGTCATCATTATCAACAGCTGCGCAGTGACCGGCAAAGCGGGAATGCAAAGCCGCCAGGCAGTGCGCCGGGAGATAAGGAATAACCCGAATGCCCGGGTGATTATGACCGGTTGCTATGCCCAGTATGAGCCTGATATTGCTGCCGCCATTGATGGACTTAGGGCGGTTGTTGGTAATGCCGGCAAAGCTGAAATTCCCCAATGGTTATCCGGGGATGGCCGCATGGGCAGTCAGTTTCCGGTCCGGTTCGGCTTTGCTGGTGAGATGCCGGTGGCGGCGTTGCGGGCTCGCCATTCACTTGGCCGGACACGGGCCTTCATGAAAATCCAGGATGGCTGCAGTGCTTTTTGCAGCTATTGCATTATTCCCTATCTTCGCGGGCGCCCCCGCAGTCTGCCGATGGATGATGTTGTGGCTGAAGCGGTCCAGCTGGAAGATAATGGCTACCGTGAACTGGTGCTCACCGGCATTCATCTTGGTCAATACGGAATTGATGGCGGCACGAAAGACGGTTTGGTCGATTTGCTCAGGTTGCTGTGTATGCATACGACAATGCGTGTTCGTCTGGGTTCTCTTCAGCCGCCGGAGATTTCCCCGGCCCTTCTGGAGCTGTTGTGTGACGAAGACAATAATCTTTGCGAGCATCTTCACCTGTCGTTGCAGTCGGCCAATGATGAGGTGCTTGCGGCAATGGGCCGCCCCTATGGTCAGCGTGATATTGTTTCGCTGGTGGAAATAATCCGGAACCGGAACAGCCGGGTAACCATGGGGGCCGATATTATCGTTGGTTTTCCCACCGAATCAAGAGCTGCTTTTGCCGATACCAGCCAGGTACTTGCTGATCTTCCCCTGGCTTATCTCCATGTTTTTCCATACTCCCCGAGGCCGGGAACGGCAGCGGCTGGTTTGCCCGACAAGATCTCAGCGGCTGAAAAGAAAGACCGGTCAGCCATGCTGCTGGCCATGGCTGCGAACAAGAAGCGTGATCATTACCGCCACTGCCTCAACCAGCCTCTCAAGGTTCTGGCTGAAGAGAAGGCAGTAATGGATAATCGCGGCAGCGGTTTAGTGGGATATTCGAGAAACTATCTTTCCGTTTTCATTGTGGTGCCGGCCACCCAAATTGCCTCCTGCCTTAACCATGAACACCAGGTAATTCCCCGTCATTATGATGACACCATGCTGTTGGCAGATTTAAGCTGA
- a CDS encoding DUF1858 domain-containing protein has protein sequence MIGKSTPIRDLLTKYPKAAQVFADKGMGCLGCSASMFETVEEGALAHGLDPEKLVDEMNAALKG, from the coding sequence ATGATTGGTAAATCTACCCCCATTCGTGATCTGTTGACCAAATATCCTAAAGCTGCTCAGGTGTTTGCCGACAAGGGCATGGGCTGTCTGGGCTGTTCTGCCTCAATGTTTGAAACGGTTGAGGAGGGAGCTTTGGCTCATGGGCTTGATCCAGAGAAGCTGGTTGATGAGATGAACGCCGCCCTTAAGGGGTGA
- a CDS encoding TlyA family RNA methyltransferase: MSGHRERLDMLLVSRGLAASRERARSLILAGKVICNNQTVDKAGHKVPGDAQIRLKGNDIPYVGRGGVKLAAALETFTIDPTGCVALDVGASTGGFTHCLLLHGARQVVAVDVGYGQLAWELQQDPRVVVKDRTNIRSLVPGDFPQLFTFTVVDVSFISLTKVLPVVANLVAPGSPLVALVKPQFEVGRSDIGKGGIVRDEKKQLEAVENVIAVASDRGLRCDGRMDSPILGQKGNREFLILLRRQ, translated from the coding sequence ATGAGCGGTCATCGGGAACGGCTTGATATGCTCCTGGTTTCCAGGGGTTTGGCCGCCAGTCGTGAGCGTGCCCGGTCCCTCATTCTGGCCGGCAAGGTTATCTGCAACAATCAGACGGTTGACAAGGCCGGACATAAAGTGCCTGGCGATGCTCAAATCCGCTTGAAGGGGAATGATATCCCCTATGTCGGTCGCGGTGGGGTTAAACTGGCAGCCGCGCTGGAAACGTTTACCATTGATCCGACCGGTTGCGTAGCGCTTGATGTGGGAGCATCAACCGGCGGCTTTACCCACTGCCTGCTGCTCCATGGCGCCCGGCAGGTGGTTGCCGTTGACGTGGGTTATGGCCAGCTGGCTTGGGAGCTGCAGCAGGATCCACGGGTGGTGGTGAAGGATAGAACCAATATCCGTTCACTTGTCCCGGGTGATTTTCCCCAGTTGTTTACTTTTACGGTTGTCGATGTGTCGTTTATTTCATTGACCAAGGTGCTGCCGGTTGTTGCCAACCTGGTGGCTCCGGGTTCGCCGTTGGTTGCCCTGGTGAAGCCACAATTTGAGGTAGGCCGCTCTGATATTGGTAAAGGTGGTATTGTCAGGGATGAAAAAAAGCAGCTGGAGGCCGTGGAAAACGTTATTGCCGTGGCCAGTGATCGAGGGCTGCGTTGTGATGGGCGGATGGATTCCCCCATTCTTGGCCAGAAGGGAAATCGGGAGTTTTTGATTCTTCTCCGGCGGCAGTAG
- a CDS encoding carotenoid 1,2-hydratase: MTTIGKKTIGWLFFLLLAQSFSAFHPALAWQQAVAPRPFQFPRDHGSHPDFKTEWWYVTGHLETETGRQFGYQFTIFRQGLRLEKTTDKDNVWKIRDLFILHSGLSDVENQRFFSHQDISRAGPGLAGAAITTMNTWLKGSRITMKPDGKGMELTVKTPEYGISLQLQPSYAPILNGTNGLSHKGSGPGQASYYYSWPRLESRGTITLHDQQMTVSGLSWLDREFATNQLGANQAGWDWLAIHFNDGRSLMLYRMRNKDGSQDPASSGTMIAADGTATHLTSSDFTATPMDDWQSPHTHNNYPLFWKLNIVRPEKMLLQLSPLQLDQEIRATDTTLANYWEGAIKISGTSAVNEPLLGYGYLELVGYGQPLTTLK, translated from the coding sequence ATGACCACCATCGGTAAAAAAACCATTGGCTGGCTTTTTTTCCTCCTGCTGGCCCAGAGTTTCTCCGCTTTTCATCCCGCCCTTGCCTGGCAGCAGGCCGTCGCTCCCCGACCCTTCCAATTTCCCAGGGATCACGGCAGCCACCCGGATTTCAAAACGGAATGGTGGTACGTCACCGGCCATCTGGAAACCGAAACCGGCAGGCAGTTCGGCTACCAGTTCACCATCTTTCGCCAGGGACTGCGGTTGGAAAAGACCACGGACAAAGATAACGTCTGGAAAATCCGGGACCTCTTTATCCTCCATAGCGGTTTGAGTGACGTCGAAAACCAGCGTTTTTTTTCCCATCAGGATATTAGCCGAGCGGGTCCCGGATTGGCAGGGGCGGCGATCACTACCATGAATACCTGGCTCAAGGGCAGCCGGATCACCATGAAGCCGGATGGCAAGGGCATGGAGTTGACGGTTAAAACGCCGGAGTATGGCATCAGCCTTCAACTTCAGCCGTCCTACGCCCCGATCCTGAACGGTACCAATGGCCTCAGCCATAAAGGTTCCGGTCCGGGACAGGCATCCTATTATTATTCCTGGCCTCGGCTGGAAAGCCGTGGAACCATTACGCTCCACGACCAGCAGATGACGGTAAGCGGCCTCAGCTGGCTCGACCGGGAATTTGCCACCAATCAGCTGGGCGCCAACCAGGCTGGCTGGGACTGGTTGGCTATTCATTTTAATGATGGCCGGTCCCTGATGCTCTACCGGATGCGCAACAAAGACGGCTCTCAGGATCCAGCCTCCAGTGGCACCATGATTGCTGCCGATGGGACGGCTACACATCTGACCAGCAGCGATTTCACGGCAACTCCGATGGACGACTGGCAAAGCCCGCACACACACAACAACTATCCGCTGTTCTGGAAGTTGAACATTGTACGACCGGAAAAAATGCTGCTGCAGCTCTCCCCTCTACAGCTTGACCAGGAAATCAGAGCTACGGATACCACGCTGGCCAACTACTGGGAGGGCGCGATCAAAATTAGCGGCACATCGGCTGTCAATGAACCACTGCTGGGCTACGGCTACCTGGAACTGGTGGGCTACGGCCAGCCACTCACCACTCTGAAATAA
- a CDS encoding ABC transporter permease: MFRLLKAFMLHHRRQPLSTAIWIFGVALGVSMVSGIHLANRSALQSFSQATTAITSRATHEISSASGIIDESIYGLLMTAIPGLQAAPEVRGTLPVSGREITMVGLDPLAARKLNPLFDQSLAPDTLSRFLTEPGTVAATPAALKLANGHQQLHLDNGGRDSRIRTLGILTTIAVPESSDRPVVYGDISWVQEMLQGRGKLKSILLLIDNQKTVTEVEQLLPEHLQLVKTASRTDLYTSMLDSFNLNLTALSLLSLFVGFYLVYNTVLFSLLQRRREIGILLTMGFSPTQISWALLTEITLVAIIGSLVGLLLGYGLARYSLVIINQTISDLYFFLRSQPPRITVVFLVQGLLVGVAAAWVAAFFPLLEIRHATIVSLLSRRQGEDRTFTHRRRNFLAGLGTILLSLIIAYLPSPTPYFGFAAAFGICLGSSLMVPLATERCISFLTASTMPLIKWRLAVGAVKRSLSRSAPAIAALMVALAMSMAISLMIGSFRQTVDHWFLNSIQGDFFITDSDRDYDASLLDPQLITAVRQLDHVAAINRYRNIRYQFNHRLVRLSGVDARTLQHHSSYLFTASLPGDPWERMATGDEVFISESLARKNQLTAGDTISLDGYAGRRAYTIAAVFRDYITEHGVILLDYDNLASLLNDQGINSMALFLSPGVDRKAFAATLQQQLKSLPCFVYANHELRQRIMEIFDRSFAITLSTRMIAILVAFFGIISALLAIYIENEREYGILRALGLSRGEVFSLALGHSLTLGMLAIAGAAFCGPLLAWVLIKVINLKSFGWTIDFRFDVSLYPGMAAVTALASMAAGLYPAWRIANSQPSFQMRER, from the coding sequence ATGTTTAGACTTCTAAAAGCCTTCATGCTGCACCACCGGCGGCAGCCGCTGTCGACGGCCATCTGGATTTTCGGCGTTGCCCTGGGGGTGAGCATGGTCTCCGGTATCCACCTGGCCAACCGCTCCGCACTGCAATCCTTTTCCCAAGCCACCACGGCCATCACCAGCCGGGCAACCCATGAAATTTCCTCTGCCAGCGGCATCATTGATGAAAGCATCTACGGCCTGCTGATGACTGCCATCCCAGGCCTGCAGGCAGCACCGGAAGTGCGTGGCACCCTGCCGGTTAGCGGCCGGGAAATAACCATGGTTGGTCTCGACCCGCTGGCGGCCAGGAAACTCAACCCGCTGTTTGACCAGTCCCTGGCACCGGACACTCTGAGCCGTTTCCTGACCGAACCCGGCACCGTTGCCGCCACCCCTGCAGCGCTCAAGCTGGCCAACGGACACCAGCAGCTGCACCTTGACAACGGCGGCCGGGACAGCAGGATTCGCACTTTAGGCATTCTGACAACCATCGCGGTTCCCGAAAGCAGTGACCGACCGGTTGTCTATGGTGATATTTCCTGGGTCCAGGAGATGCTGCAGGGACGTGGCAAGCTGAAAAGCATCTTGCTTCTTATTGATAATCAAAAGACGGTAACGGAGGTCGAGCAGCTATTGCCCGAACATCTCCAACTGGTAAAAACCGCCAGCCGCACCGACCTTTACACCTCCATGCTGGACTCATTCAATCTCAACCTCACTGCCTTGAGCCTGCTATCGCTTTTTGTGGGGTTTTACCTGGTTTACAATACCGTTCTCTTCTCTCTGCTCCAGCGCCGCCGGGAGATCGGCATCCTGCTGACCATGGGCTTTTCCCCAACCCAGATTTCCTGGGCGCTGCTCACGGAAATCACTCTGGTCGCCATCATCGGATCCTTGGTCGGCCTGTTGCTCGGATATGGCCTGGCCCGCTACTCGCTGGTGATCATCAACCAGACCATCTCCGATCTCTACTTTTTTCTTCGCTCACAACCACCTAGAATCACAGTTGTTTTCCTTGTTCAGGGATTGCTGGTGGGAGTTGCCGCCGCTTGGGTAGCGGCTTTTTTCCCTCTCTTGGAGATTCGTCACGCCACCATTGTTTCCCTGCTCTCCCGCCGTCAGGGAGAGGATCGGACCTTTACCCACCGCCGGCGAAATTTCCTTGCCGGGCTCGGAACCATTCTTCTTTCTCTGATCATTGCCTACCTTCCTTCACCTACCCCCTACTTCGGCTTCGCCGCCGCCTTCGGCATTTGTCTTGGTTCCTCCCTGATGGTTCCATTGGCCACCGAACGCTGCATCTCATTCCTTACCGCCAGCACCATGCCCCTCATCAAGTGGCGGCTGGCGGTCGGCGCCGTCAAACGCTCACTGAGCCGGAGTGCACCGGCCATTGCCGCCCTGATGGTTGCTTTGGCGATGTCGATGGCCATCTCGTTGATGATCGGCTCCTTTCGTCAAACGGTCGACCACTGGTTTCTCAACAGTATCCAAGGTGATTTTTTCATTACCGACAGCGACCGGGATTATGACGCCAGTCTCCTTGATCCACAGCTGATCACCGCTGTCCGACAGCTTGACCACGTAGCAGCCATCAACCGCTATCGCAACATCCGCTATCAGTTCAATCATCGCCTGGTGAGGCTTTCCGGGGTTGATGCCAGAACCCTGCAGCACCACTCCAGCTATCTCTTTACCGCATCCCTGCCGGGAGATCCCTGGGAGAGAATGGCCACCGGCGACGAAGTGTTCATTTCCGAAAGCCTGGCACGAAAAAACCAGCTGACCGCCGGCGACACTATCAGTCTGGATGGTTATGCGGGCCGCCGGGCGTATACCATTGCTGCGGTTTTTCGCGATTATATCACCGAACATGGCGTTATTCTGCTGGATTACGACAACCTGGCCAGTTTGCTCAATGATCAGGGAATTAATTCCATGGCGCTTTTTCTATCTCCGGGTGTGGATCGGAAAGCATTTGCTGCCACCTTGCAGCAACAGCTCAAATCCCTGCCCTGCTTTGTCTATGCCAACCATGAACTGCGGCAGCGGATCATGGAGATTTTTGATCGCAGCTTTGCCATTACCCTCAGCACCAGGATGATTGCCATTCTGGTGGCTTTTTTCGGCATTATCAGCGCCCTGCTGGCCATCTATATAGAAAATGAGCGGGAATACGGCATTCTTCGGGCCCTGGGGCTGAGCCGGGGAGAGGTCTTTTCCCTGGCCCTCGGCCACTCTTTGACCCTGGGAATGCTGGCGATTGCTGGTGCGGCATTCTGCGGCCCCCTCCTCGCCTGGGTTCTGATCAAGGTTATTAATCTGAAATCGTTCGGCTGGACGATCGATTTCAGATTTGATGTAAGCCTCTATCCTGGCATGGCGGCCGTCACCGCCCTTGCATCGATGGCCGCCGGTCTTTATCCCGCTTGGCGGATAGCCAACAGCCAGCCATCATTCCAGATGCGGGAGCGGTAG
- a CDS encoding ABC transporter ATP-binding protein, translated as MNQPQPASPCFIQLEKLTKTYAGAVPVEALKGIDLQIMAGDRLALLGKSGSGKSTLLNLLALIDKPSSGRLLIDSQEASSFSEKNATLYRRHDIGFIFQFFNLLPTLTLAENISLPLALLGRREGQLLADLCQAAGISDKLHRYPEEVSGGEQQRAAVIRALVKKPRLILADEPTGNLDLETGLNIVALMNHICKTFGTTLIMVTHSSEAAAVCSRRLHIIDGHLQNDV; from the coding sequence ATGAACCAGCCGCAACCGGCATCTCCATGCTTTATCCAGCTGGAAAAGCTGACAAAAACCTATGCCGGTGCCGTGCCGGTTGAGGCCCTCAAAGGCATAGACCTACAGATTATGGCCGGCGATCGCCTGGCCCTGCTGGGCAAAAGCGGCTCAGGGAAATCTACCCTGCTGAACCTCCTGGCCCTGATTGATAAACCAAGCAGCGGCCGCCTGTTGATCGACAGCCAGGAAGCATCTTCATTCTCGGAAAAAAATGCCACCCTTTACCGCCGCCATGACATCGGCTTCATCTTCCAGTTCTTCAACCTGTTGCCCACCCTGACGTTGGCGGAGAACATCAGTCTGCCGCTGGCCCTGCTGGGCCGCAGAGAAGGTCAGCTCCTTGCCGATCTCTGTCAGGCAGCCGGCATCAGTGACAAGCTTCACCGCTACCCTGAGGAGGTCTCGGGTGGAGAGCAGCAGCGGGCGGCAGTGATCAGGGCCCTGGTGAAAAAACCCCGGCTGATCCTGGCCGACGAGCCGACCGGCAATCTTGATCTGGAAACCGGACTGAATATCGTCGCTCTCATGAACCATATCTGCAAGACCTTCGGCACCACCCTGATTATGGTCACACATAGCAGCGAAGCAGCGGCGGTTTGCTCCCGCCGTCTGCATATTATCGACGGACACCTGCAAAACGATGTTTAG